In Vanessa cardui chromosome 6, ilVanCard2.1, whole genome shotgun sequence, the following proteins share a genomic window:
- the LOC124530554 gene encoding proton-coupled folate transporter-like, which translates to MAETDKPKSVSKADKDVEENTEETTEESPLKSEHGNDNNKENVTKKITFREKLKLIKDNITVEPIMACYIMPSVLASLATQNLNLEKVCRVNLNYSIEICDALKSRQTENFTEYEENVQTYTAGIQAWKNIVQTAIPVLIILFVGAWSDKTGRRKACILMPIVGEFITCIGFIINTYYFYELPAEVTALTESIFPAITGGWFTNFIGVFSYIGDITTTEDRTYRVGIVNLCMSLGYPIGSALSGVLLTWIGYYGIFSLSASLYLCSLLYGYFCLEDPKKKQVKNKRTGCIGFLREFFDVSLVKETFKVAFKSDNGNRRLRVCLLLIVVCVVFGPMQGEFTILYLFTRFRFNWDEVKFSIWSTYSIITNLLGTAFSISLFSNYLKLDDTLLGIISNTSKIVASFAYAFARNDLEIYLAPLLEILNGTSFIAMRSIASKLVSGEEFGKVNSLFGLAEAMTPLVYGPLYSRVYIETLNILPGAVFLLGALLTVPAIIIFGWLYFEHKKDRIQESIKINDKEKSQSC; encoded by the exons atgGCTGAAACGGACAAACCAAAATCAGTATCTAAAGCTGATAAAGATGTTGAAGAAAATACAGAGGAAACAACCGAAGAATCACCTTTAAAATCGGAACATGGTAATGATAACAATAaggaaaatgtaacaaaaaaaataacattcagagaaaaattaaaattaataaaagataacaTCACAGTGGAACCTATTATGGCTTGTTATATAATGCCAAGCGTTTTAGCGTCATTGGCtactcaaaatttaaatttagaaaaagtcTGTCGAGTGAATCTTAATTATAGTATTGAAATTTGCGATGCCTTAAAATCTAGACAGACGGAAAATTTTACTGAATACGAGGAAAATGTTCAAACATATACTGCTGGGATCCAGGCTTGGAAGAACATAGTTCAGACAGCAATTCCAGTTCTCATTATTTTGTTCGTTGGAGCTTGGAGTGATAAAACTGGTAGAAGAAAGGCGTGCATCCTCATGCCGATTGTAGGAGAATTCATTACATGTattggttttataataaatacctattaCTTCTATGAACTTCCAGCCGAAGTAACTGCTTTAACGGAAAGTATATTTCCTGCAATAACTGGTGGTTGGTTCACAAACTTTATTGGTGTATTTAGTTATATAGGTGATATTACTACTACTGAAGATAGAACATACAGAGTGGGCATTGTAAATCTATGCATGTCTCTTGGCTACCCAATAGGTAGTGCACTGAGTGGTGTATTACTAACATGGATAGGTTACTATGGGATATTTTCTCTATCAGCCAGTCTATATTTGTGTAGTCTTCTCTATGGATACTTTTGCTTAGAAGACCCTAAAAAGAAGCAGGTCAAAAAC AAAAGAACTGGCTGTATAGGCTTTTTACGAGAATTTTTCGATGTGTCTCTAgttaaagaaacatttaaagTTGCCTTCAAGAGTGATAATGGTAACAGGCGACTTCGAGTGTGTCTTCTGCTGATAGTAGTATGTGTTGTATTCGGACCTATGCAAG GAGAGTTTACTATATTGTATCTGTTTACGAGATTTAGATTTAATTGGGATGAAGTAAAATTTAGCATTTGGTCAACTTACAGTATAATCACTAATTTACTTG GTACTGCTTTTTCAATTAGCCTCTTCAGCAATTATCTCAAGTTAGACGATACATTACTTGGCATAATATCGAATACGAGCAAAATTGTAGCATCATTCGCTTATGCCTTCGCGAGAAATGATTTGGAAATATATTTAg CACCTCTATTGGAAATACTCAACGGCACATCCTTTATTGCGATGCGTTCAATAGCATCAAAACTTGTTAGCGGTGAAGAATTTG GTAAGGTGAACTCTCTCTTCGGTCTAGCAGAAGCAATGACACCTTTGGTATACGGCCCTCTGTATTCAAGGGTTTATATCgaaacattgaatattttaccAGGAGCTGTATTCCTCTTAGGTGCACTACTTACTGTTCCggctataattatatttgg GTGGCTTTACTTCGAACATAAAAAAGACAGAATCCaggaaagtataaaaataaatgacaaggAAAAATCCCAATCGTGTTAG